In the Psychromicrobium lacuslunae genome, TTTGGCATCATTCCTAGTGATGGCGGCGCTGGCCTCGGTAATTTGGTCAACCACGGTGGCTTCCTGCCCACCGGCTGGGGCGGCGTCGCAGCTGGCCTACTGATTGTGATTTTTGCCTTTGGTGGCACCGAATTGGTCACCATTGCGGCGGCCGAAACCGAGAACGCAGAGCACAATGTGGGACGCGCCATTCGCTCGGTGGTCTGGCGGATTCTGGTGTTCTACATCGGCTCGGTTTTCGTGATGGTCACTGTACTGCCTTGGAACTCGGAAGCGACCGCCAACCCCTTTGCCTCGGTCCTAGCCCAGGCACATATCCCCTACGCTGAGGAGATCACCACACTGGTGATCGCCATCGCTGTACTTTCCGCTCTCAACGCCAATTTATACGGTTCCTCGCGGATGATTTTCTCACTCAGCGAGCGCAGTATGGCACCAAAATTCCTCAGCCAGGTCACCGCTAAGCATGTACCGGTAGCCGCCGTGGTTGCCTCAGTGCTGTTCGGATTCGTCGCAGTAATCCTCAACTTTATCGATCCGGAACACATCCTCAGCGTATTGCTGCAATTGGTAGGTTCTACTGCGCTGATGATGTGGCTGGCCACCGTCATTTCGCAAATCATCTTGCGCCGCCGCGCCGAAGCAGCGGGCGAGCGACTAGCGGTGCCAATGTGGGGATTCCCCTACCTCTCCTGGCTGGCACTCCTGCTCATCATCGGCGTCTTCGTGCTCGGCTTCCTGGATTCTGACGTCCGAATTCAGCTACTGAGCACCTTTGCTCTGACAGCCTTCATCGTGCTGGCCTGTTGGATCGGCTTGCGCAGTAAAAAGCTTGAGTTGGGAGAATCAACCTCGACGACTCAGCATTAAAAAATATATACAAATTGCCCATATTTATCGGATAAATATGGGCAATTTTTATCAGACTGTCAGCTCTGACTAGCCTAGTTGCATATGTGCATGACTGTGAATAGGCTCACATCATGACCCAAGCCCGTAATGAACGCCTCAGCACGGCGTCAACCCTTGAGGTGCCCGCATTGGCGCTGAGCAGCGAGCAACAGCGAGAGCTTTATCAGCTGCTGGAAACAGTTCGCCACCTTGACCTTTCGGCAATTGCCTGGCAACGCCAAGGCATCATCCCGGGCTATGCGCCAGAGCGTGGCCAGGAAGCGGCACAAGTTGGTAGCGCCTATGCGATGAATCGGGAGTTGGACTTCATCTTCCCGACCTATCGTGAACTGGGAGTAGCGAGAGCCTGGGGGGTGGACATGGTGGCCTACATGTCCACCCACAAGGCGAGTTGGCACGGCGGACTCTATGATCCGGTGGCTAGCCGCTTCGCCCCCATCCAGGCCGTAGTCGGCGGTTCGGTGCTACACGCCGTGGGTTGGGCGCATGGACAGACTCTCAATGGCCCGCTCAACACCAGCACCGACGAACCCCAGCCCAGCGGCAAGTATGGTGTTGCAATCAGTTACTTTGGTGACGGCGCCTCCTCTCAAGGCGATGTGCATGAAGCAATGAACTTTGCCAGCGTGTTCAAGGCCCCGGTGATCTTCTTCGTGCAGAACAATGGCTGGGCGATTTCGGTGCCCACCGATCGCCAGGTGGCAGGCGGCTCGGTGGCCGCGCGCGCCGCCGGCTATGGCATGCCGACCATCCAGGTCGACGGTAACGATATCGAAGCGGTCTATGCCGCCACCTCAGCAGCCCGCACCCATGCGGCCTCGGGGCAGGGGCCGGTGCTGATCGAAGCCATGACCTATCGCCGTGGCCCGCATTCCACCAGCGACGATCCGGGCCGATATCGCAGTCTCGATGAAGAACGGAGCGAGGCAGGCCAGGATCCGGTTGACCGCTACGCCGAGAAGCTTCAGGCGGCTGGCGTGGTCGATCAGACCTTCTTAGCCAATGCGCTCAGTAACGCACAAGACGAGGAAGAACAGGTCCGGGCCGGTGTGATCGCGCTCGGCTCACGACCTGGTCAGGAGATGTTCGACTTCGTTTATGCCGAGCCCACCGCTGAATTAAAAGCCCAGGCAGCGTCCTGGCGTGAGGAGAGCGAACATGTCTGAGATCACGACTATCTCAATGCAGAAAGCGCTCAATCTAGCCCTCGCAGACTCGCTCCGTGCGGACCCTAAGGTGCTGATTCTTGGCGAGGATGTCGGCACCCTGGGCGGAGTTTTTAGGATTACCGACGGATTGCAGGCCGAGTTTGGCTCGCAACGGGTTTTCGATACCCCGCTTGCCGAGTCTGGGATCCTGGGCATGAGCGTCGGACTCGCGCTGGCAGGTTATCACCCGATCCCCGAAGTCCAGTTCGACGGCTTCGCCTATCCGGCGGTGAATCAGATCATTAGTCAGATTGGCCGGATGAATTACCGCAGCCGCGGCACCATGCCAATGCCGATCACCCTCCGGATGCCAAGTTTTGGCGGGCTGCGCGCACCAGAGATGCATACCGAGAGCCTCGAGGCCATGCTGGCGCACGTGCCCGGACTCAAGGTGGTCTCCCCCGCGGACCCGCAACAGGCTTACCACCTGCTCAAGCTTGCTGCCAGCATGCCCGACCCGGTAATGTTCCTCGAGCCCAAGCCCCGCTACTGGCAAAAAGCCGAAGTCGACGTCACCAACCCGGGTAATTTGCAAGGTGCCCGTATTGCTAGGGAAGGTAAGCATGTCAGCCTGATCGCCTACGGCGCGATGGTGGCCCGTTGCCTGCAGGTCGCCGAATTAGCGGCCGAGGACGGCATCGAGGTTGAGGTAGTCGATCTGCGTTGGCTGAAACCTATCGACACCGCGACCGTGGCTGCCTCGGTGGCCAAAACTCGCCGCGCCGTGGTGGTACACGAGGCACCGCTCACCGCGGGTCTGGGCGGCGAAATTGCCAGTCGGATCACCGAAGCCTGCTTTGACACGTTGAAAGCACCGGTTGAACGAGTTACCGGCTTCGACGTACCGTATCCTTCAGGAGATCTCGAAGACGAATATGTCCCCAATGTGGATCGCATTCTCTTCGGAATTCAACGAGTGCTGACCTACAAACGGCTTGGAGCGTAGTCATGGCTGAAATTTCCTTCCCCTTACCGGACCTTGGCGAAGGCTTGATTGAAGCCACCGTGCTGGAGTGGTTGGTCGCCGAAGGCGATCAGATCGAACGGAACACTCCGCTGGTCGAAGTGGAAACCACCAAATCAGCGGTAGAGCTGCCCTCCCCGCAGGCCGGCAAGGTGGTGAAGACCTTTGGCGAGCCCGGCGACACCATCAACGTCGGTGATCCACTCATTATTTTTGAGGTTCCCGATGACACCGCTGGCATCGTCGGCACCGTGCCCACTGAGGAAGCACCTAAACGCCGCGTCAAGCTCTCGCTGAACCTCGACGAGGACTAAGGCGATGACGCACTCTGTTGAAGGACGCTCATCGACCTTGAGCAGCTACCATTTCGGCGCCGCTACCGGCCGTCCAGTATTGCTGATTCACGGTTTCGCTTCCTCCACCGAGCTCAATTGGGTACAGGCTGGCTGGCTTGGCGCGCTGGAAGCCGCCGGACGACGGGTGATCTCCATTGA is a window encoding:
- a CDS encoding amino acid permease, with the protein product MTNASVEVTPKLSRSLKPRQLIMMALGSSIGTGLFIGSGKAIGVAGPAVLISFLVAGAILIFVMRMLGEMAAAHPNSGAFSYYAEKAMGRVAGATVGWLWWIQIVVVVAAEATGAAAILNSIWSALPQWLLTLVFMVVFTVINLLGVGKFGQLEFWFAILKVAVIVIFLVVGALLIFGIIPSDGGAGLGNLVNHGGFLPTGWGGVAAGLLIVIFAFGGTELVTIAAAETENAEHNVGRAIRSVVWRILVFYIGSVFVMVTVLPWNSEATANPFASVLAQAHIPYAEEITTLVIAIAVLSALNANLYGSSRMIFSLSERSMAPKFLSQVTAKHVPVAAVVASVLFGFVAVILNFIDPEHILSVLLQLVGSTALMMWLATVISQIILRRRAEAAGERLAVPMWGFPYLSWLALLLIIGVFVLGFLDSDVRIQLLSTFALTAFIVLACWIGLRSKKLELGESTSTTQH
- a CDS encoding thiamine pyrophosphate-dependent enzyme — its product is MTQARNERLSTASTLEVPALALSSEQQRELYQLLETVRHLDLSAIAWQRQGIIPGYAPERGQEAAQVGSAYAMNRELDFIFPTYRELGVARAWGVDMVAYMSTHKASWHGGLYDPVASRFAPIQAVVGGSVLHAVGWAHGQTLNGPLNTSTDEPQPSGKYGVAISYFGDGASSQGDVHEAMNFASVFKAPVIFFVQNNGWAISVPTDRQVAGGSVAARAAGYGMPTIQVDGNDIEAVYAATSAARTHAASGQGPVLIEAMTYRRGPHSTSDDPGRYRSLDEERSEAGQDPVDRYAEKLQAAGVVDQTFLANALSNAQDEEEQVRAGVIALGSRPGQEMFDFVYAEPTAELKAQAASWREESEHV
- a CDS encoding biotin/lipoyl-containing protein; its protein translation is MAEISFPLPDLGEGLIEATVLEWLVAEGDQIERNTPLVEVETTKSAVELPSPQAGKVVKTFGEPGDTINVGDPLIIFEVPDDTAGIVGTVPTEEAPKRRVKLSLNLDED
- a CDS encoding alpha-ketoacid dehydrogenase subunit beta — encoded protein: MSEITTISMQKALNLALADSLRADPKVLILGEDVGTLGGVFRITDGLQAEFGSQRVFDTPLAESGILGMSVGLALAGYHPIPEVQFDGFAYPAVNQIISQIGRMNYRSRGTMPMPITLRMPSFGGLRAPEMHTESLEAMLAHVPGLKVVSPADPQQAYHLLKLAASMPDPVMFLEPKPRYWQKAEVDVTNPGNLQGARIAREGKHVSLIAYGAMVARCLQVAELAAEDGIEVEVVDLRWLKPIDTATVAASVAKTRRAVVVHEAPLTAGLGGEIASRITEACFDTLKAPVERVTGFDVPYPSGDLEDEYVPNVDRILFGIQRVLTYKRLGA